In Equus quagga isolate Etosha38 chromosome 14, UCLA_HA_Equagga_1.0, whole genome shotgun sequence, one DNA window encodes the following:
- the GRAMD1B gene encoding protein Aster-B isoform X12 codes for MESLTESGVLWSLLLEQDSQPLQWFLKKLTDVPASEELCCWHGSEEIPAVLSPTYKQRNEDFRKLFKQLPDTERLIVGELDYSCALQRDILLQGRLYLSENWICFYSNIFRWETLLTVRLKDICSMTKEKTARLIPNAIQVCTDSEKHFFTSFGARDRTYMMMFRLWQNALLEKPLCPKELWHFVHQCYGNELGLTSDDEDYVPPDDDFNTMGYCEEIPVEENEVNDSSSKSSIETKPDASPQLPKKSITNSTLTSTGSSEAPVSFDGLPLEEEVLEGDGSLEKELAIDSIIGEKIEIIAPVNSPSLDFNDNEDIPTELSDSSDTHDEGEVQAFYEDLSGRQYVNEVFNFSVDKLYDLLFTDSPFQRDFMEQRRFSDIIFHPWKKEENGNQSRVILYTITLTNPLAPKTATVRETQTMYKASQESECYVIDAEVLTHDVPYHDYFYTINRYTLTRVARNKSRLRVSTELRYRKQPWGLVKTFIEKNFWSGLEDYFRHLESELTKTESTYLAEMHRQSPKEKASKPTTVRRRKRPHAHLRVPHLEEVMSPVTTPTDEDVGHRIKHVAGVPGSTQTRHIPEDTPNGFHLQSVSKLLLVISCVLVLLVILNMMLFYKLWMLEYTTQTLTAWQGLRLQERLPQSQTEWAQLLESQQKYHDTELQKWREIIKSSVMLLDQMKDSLINLQNGIRSRDYTSESEEKRNRYH; via the exons GTCTTAAGCCCCACTTAcaagcagagaaatgaagacttcagAAAGCTCTTTAAGCAACTTCCAGACACGGAGCGCCTCATTGTTGGTGAGCTAG ATTACTCGTGTGCACTCCAAAGAGACATTCTTCTTCAGGGCCGACTCTACCTCTCTGAAAATTGGATCTGCTTCTACAGCAACATCTTCCGCTGGGAAACTCTG CTGACCGTTCGTTTGAAAGACATCTGCTCCATGACTAAAGAAAAAACAGCTCGCCTCATTCCCAATGCCATCCAAGTTTGCACTGACTCGGAAAAG CACTTTTTCACTTCATTTGGAGCCCGGGATAGGACATACATGATGATGTTCCGGCTCTGGCAGAATGCTCTCCTTGAAAAA CCCCTGTGTCCCAAGGAGCTCTGGCACTTCGTTCACCAGTGCTACGGGAACGAGTTGGGGCTGACCAGTGACGATGAGGACTACGTACCCCCTGATGACGACTTCAACACAATGGG CTACTGTGAGGAGATCCCTGTAGAAGAGAATGAAGTGAATGACAGCTCATCCAAAAGCAGCATAGAGACCAAGCCAGATGCCAGTCCACAGCTGCCCAAGAAATCCATCACCAACAGCACGCTGACATCCACAGGGAGCAGCGAAGCTCCCGTCTCG TTTGATGGCCTGCCCCTGGAAGAGGAGGTGCTGGAGGGCGACGGGTCCCTGGAGAAGGAGCTCGCCATCGACAGCATCATTGGGGAGAAAATCGAGATCATCGCGCCTGTGAACTCCCCTTCACTGGACTTCAATGACAATGAGGACATCCCCACCGAGCTCAGTGACTCTTCCGACACCCACGATGAAG GGGAGGTCCAGGCCTTCTATGAGGACCTGAGTGGCCGGCAGTATGTGAACGAAGTCTTCAACTTCAGCGTGGACAAGCTCTACGACCTCCTGTTCACTGACTCGCCCTTCCAGCGGGACTTCATGGAGCAGCGACGCTTCTCTG ATATCATCTTCCATCcgtggaaaaaggaagagaatggaaacCAGAGTCGAGTGATTCTTTATACCATCACCCTTACCAATCCTCTGGCTCCCAAAACTGCCACTGTCAGGGAGACCCAG ACCATGTACAAGGCGAGCCAGGAGAGTGAATGTTACGTGATAGACGCCGAAGTCCTCACTCACGACGTGCCGTACCACGACTACTTCTATACCATCAACCGCTACACGCTCACCCGCGTGGCGCGGAACAAGAGTCGACTCAG GGTCTCCACAGAGCTGCGGTACCGAAAACAGCCCTGGGGGTTAGTGAAAACTTTCATCGAGAAGAACTTCTGGAGTGGGCTGGAGGACTACTTCCGCCATTTAG AGAGTGAGCTGACCAAAACAGAGAGCACCTACCTGGCTGAGATGCACAGACAGTCTCCCAAAGAGAAGGCCAGCAAGCCCACAACGGTGCGGAGAAGGAAGCGTCCCCATGCCCACCTGCGGGTGCCTCACCTGGAAGAGGTGATGAGTCCCGTCACCACACCCACTGATGAAGATGTGGGCCATAGGATCAAGCACGTGGCAGGTGTGCCAG GTTCCACGCAGACACGGCATATCCCTGAGGACACTCCCAATGGTTTCCACCTGCAGAGCGTGTCCAAGCTGCTGCTGGTTATCAGCTGTGT TCTGGTGCTGCTGGTCATCCTTAACATGATGCTCTTCTACAAACTCTGGATGTTAGAATACACCACCCAGACCCTCACTGCCTGGCAGGGTCTGAGGCTCCAAGAAAG GTTACCCCAATCTCAGACAGAATGGGCCCAGCTCTTAGAGTCCCAACAAAAGTACCACGATACTGAGCTCCAAAAGTGGAGGGAGATCATCAAATCTTCAGTGATGCTTCTTGACCAG ATGAAGGACTCACTCATCAATCTTCAGAACGGCATCAGGTCCCGTGACTACACATCAGAAAGTGAAGAGAAGAGGAACCGCTATCATTGA